Part of the Pseudomonas abietaniphila genome is shown below.
GCGGCGCGAGGTCCCGGCAGCGTCAGGAACACCGCGAAATACCAGAAGAGGATCTGCAGCAGCGGCGGAATGTTGCGGAAGACTTCGACGTAGATCGTCGCCAGTTTGTTGATGATCCAGTTGTTGGACAGCCGCGCCACACCGACGATGAAGCCGAGCAAGGTCGCGAGAATCACGCCAATGAATGTGACCAGCAGCGTGTTGAGCAAACCGATAAGGAAAACCCTCGCGTAACTATCCGATTCCGTGAACGGAATCAGGTGTTGCGCGATGCCGAAACCGGCGCTGTTTTCGAGGAAACCGAAACCTGAGTTGATACCCCGGTGTTGCAGGTTGGTTTGGGTGTTATCGAACAGATACCAACCCATCGCGACTACTGCGATAACCGTGATTATCTGAAATAGCCACGCACGCACTTTGGGATCGCTGAGGGATAGCCTCTGCTTTGGTGCGCTGATTTGATTTTGCATGAAGTGCCCCAGAAAAAATGGAACGAAGTACCCGGCTGCGCCTTACGCAGCCGGGTACAGGTCAATCAACGCACAGGTGGTGCGTATTGAATGCCGCCAGCGTTCCACAGAGCGTTCTGACCACGGTCAATAGCCAGAGGCGTGCTTTTGCCCAGGTTTTTCTCGAAGATCTCGCCGTAGTTACCTACTTGCTTGACGATCTGAACGACCCAGTCTTTCTTCAGTTTCAGCTGCGGACCGTAGTCGCCGTCAGCACCCAGCAGACGTGCAACGTCAGGGTTTTTGGTGGATTTGGCTTCGGCTTCGACGTTCTTGGAAGTGATGCCTGCTTCTTCAGTGTTCAACAAGGCGAAGCCTACCCAGCGAACCAGGGTGGTCCACTCTTCGTCACCGCGAGCGACGACTGGGCCCAGTGGTTCTTTGGAAATGGTTTCAGGCAGAACGACGTAGTCGGTCGGTTTAGCCAGCTTCGAACGCTGTGCGTACAGCTGCGACTTGTCGGAAGTCAGCACGTCGCAACGGCCGGATTCCAGCGACTTGGCGCTTTCGTCGGAGGTGTCGAAGGTGATCGGGGTGTATTTCAGGTTGTTGGCGCGGAAGTAGTCGGAGACGTTCAGCTCGGTGGTGGTACCGGCTTGAATACAGATGGTCGCACCGTCCAGTTCCTTGGCACTCTTCACGCCCAGCTTGCTGTTGGCCAGGAAGCCAACGCCGTCGTAGTACGTCACGAAACCCGGGAACATCAGGCCCATGCTCGCGTCGCGAGAACTGGTCCAGGTGGTGTTACGCGACAGGATGTCGATTTCGCCCGATTGCAGCGCGGTGAAACGCTCCTTGGCGTTCAGCTGGCTGAACTTGACCTTGGTGGCATCACCGAAAACAGCGGCAGCAACAGCGCGGCAGAAGTCGGCGTCGATCCCCTTGATAGTACCGCTTGCGTCTGGGACCGAGAAACCTGGCAGACCGTCACTCACACCGCACTGGATGAAGCCTTTTTTCTGAATCGCATCCAGCTTAGCGCCCGCTTGAGCGAAACCAGTGATGCCCAGTGCTGCTGCGGCGGCCACTACAGCCAGGGTGGATTTCAACATCTTCATTCAAACCTCCAGTTTGCTCTTTGTTGTGTAGGAGCTTTAGCCCCGCCGCACCCTTGTGAGGCATTAATGACCCGTGCTGGCTTGTTTTTGGGTCATGCGACGTAAGACCCGAACCCGAAACCGGTATCTTGCGTTTCGTCCACCGCATTTGCGGGTTCGATTGGTCAAGCGGACTGAAGCCCCATGATGTCCTTGAACCCCGAGGTTCAAAGCGAATCGTGCCTGGAATCCCGATCGATGGACTCCGTGCTGCCCCGACGTAACAATAGACCGAATGATTAATGGCCCATTAGTGTTACCGCCTGAGGTGAGCGCCTTCACTCCGGGGGATGTGTAGCAAAGCCCGTACCACCATGCTGGCAAAGTCGAATTAGCGACAGGTCAAGATCAAAACTTGTAACCTTGCGACATCTTCTTTCATATCTGAATACGGCCACGCACCGCGTTAAAGCGCCGCGCCAGAGCCATCGCACACAAATGGAGCACACATGAGCGAACCCCTGATCATCGAGCCGGAAAAAACCGCCGATGCCTGCGTCATCTGGCTACATGGCCTGGGTGCCGACCGTTACGACTTCATGCCCGTTGCAGAGGCGCTGCAGCAGACCTTGCTGACCACCCGTTTCGTCTTGCCGCAAGCCCCGACCCGCGCAGTCACGGTGAACGGCGGTTATGAAATGCCGAGCTGGTATGACATCAAGGCCATGAGCCCGGCGCGCGCGATCGATCGCGATCAGCTGGAGGGCTCGGCGCAGCGCGTCCTGACCCTGATCGA
Proteins encoded:
- a CDS encoding amino acid ABC transporter substrate-binding protein; this encodes MKMLKSTLAVVAAAAALGITGFAQAGAKLDAIQKKGFIQCGVSDGLPGFSVPDASGTIKGIDADFCRAVAAAVFGDATKVKFSQLNAKERFTALQSGEIDILSRNTTWTSSRDASMGLMFPGFVTYYDGVGFLANSKLGVKSAKELDGATICIQAGTTTELNVSDYFRANNLKYTPITFDTSDESAKSLESGRCDVLTSDKSQLYAQRSKLAKPTDYVVLPETISKEPLGPVVARGDEEWTTLVRWVGFALLNTEEAGITSKNVEAEAKSTKNPDVARLLGADGDYGPQLKLKKDWVVQIVKQVGNYGEIFEKNLGKSTPLAIDRGQNALWNAGGIQYAPPVR